From Streptomyces sp. NBC_00370, a single genomic window includes:
- a CDS encoding helix-turn-helix domain-containing protein produces the protein MQWSEYTTAERLKTLRSGMTQEQLAEAAEVSVGVVRKLERGGTASLPSLLAIASTLGTDIAVLLGQQAPRRSMDRDERAALRTLSAATHDAAIGIPADTEPGTVTELRAVVQHADTAYWAGRYTELGTLLAALLPEARARYDAVGTGEREAAAGLLADVFQTAGMAANVWGSRDLAYAALTYGRQIAVQAGDDLREAHLAATTAWVNLRDGRTAQGFALAAARAERIEPRMSEHDPDRLSVYGQLVTNAAVAASRGGASADTAREYLSQAHAVGARLGSEYARGGHAQPYGPLYAATQAMSIAVALGDTAGALRLMDTVRLDETVPLATRARYGLDVALTHVECRRWDRAADTLEAVCTMAPGWVQHQMLPGVIISRLAGVSVGRLRGLAHAAGVPLGVR, from the coding sequence ATGCAATGGTCGGAATACACCACCGCTGAACGCCTCAAGACCCTCCGCAGCGGGATGACGCAAGAACAGCTGGCGGAGGCGGCCGAGGTATCGGTTGGTGTCGTGCGGAAGCTGGAACGTGGCGGCACCGCTTCTCTTCCCTCCCTGCTGGCCATCGCTTCCACGCTCGGCACCGACATCGCCGTACTTCTCGGGCAGCAGGCACCTCGCCGCTCGATGGATCGTGACGAGCGGGCAGCCCTGCGAACTCTCTCGGCTGCCACGCACGACGCCGCGATCGGCATCCCCGCCGACACCGAACCGGGCACCGTCACCGAGCTGCGTGCCGTCGTCCAGCACGCGGACACCGCCTACTGGGCTGGCCGGTACACCGAACTCGGCACCCTGCTGGCGGCCCTGCTGCCAGAGGCTCGTGCTCGGTACGACGCCGTCGGCACCGGCGAGAGAGAAGCCGCGGCCGGTCTGCTGGCCGACGTCTTCCAGACTGCGGGCATGGCCGCGAACGTCTGGGGTTCGCGCGACCTCGCCTACGCCGCCCTCACCTACGGGCGCCAGATCGCTGTCCAGGCCGGCGACGACCTGCGCGAGGCGCACCTCGCCGCCACGACGGCGTGGGTGAACCTCCGTGACGGGCGTACGGCGCAGGGCTTCGCGCTCGCCGCCGCCCGAGCGGAGCGGATCGAGCCCAGGATGTCCGAGCACGACCCCGACCGCCTGTCGGTGTACGGGCAGCTCGTCACCAATGCAGCCGTGGCCGCGTCGCGGGGAGGGGCTTCCGCCGACACGGCACGCGAGTACCTGTCCCAGGCCCACGCGGTCGGCGCCCGCCTCGGCAGCGAGTACGCGCGCGGTGGCCACGCCCAGCCGTACGGTCCGCTGTACGCCGCCACCCAGGCCATGAGCATCGCCGTTGCCCTGGGCGATACGGCGGGGGCGCTGCGGCTCATGGACACCGTCCGACTGGACGAAACGGTCCCGCTCGCGACCCGAGCCCGCTATGGGCTCGACGTCGCCCTGACCCACGTGGAGTGCCGTCGGTGGGACCGGGCTGCTGACACCCTGGAGGCGGTCTGCACCATGGCACCGGGATGGGTTCAGCACCAGATGCTGCCCGGCGTGATCATCTCGCGGCTGGCAGGTGTGTCCGTGGGCCGACTTCGCGGACTCGCGCACGCAGCCGGCGTCCCTTTGGGCGTGCGCTGA